The following are encoded in a window of Salinigranum halophilum genomic DNA:
- a CDS encoding substrate-binding protein yields MARDNTSPNRRDVLKAAGAAGVAGLAGLAGCSGGGGGGGGGGDGGDGGGGGGDGGNGGGGGGSGDDYPELGNYPVEGDEVVFGFNVPQSGSYSQEGADELRAYNLAVQHLNNGGGWVDEWDDLSGDGVLGKTVVSVEGDTATDPDTARQSASRMISRDEAIMVTGGSSSGVAIAVQQLCQEERVMFMACLTHSNDTTGPECVRYSFREMFNAYMTGQALAPVLAEEYGEDLNFYQLYADYSWGQTQQESMNQFFTEVGGWTQLDSVPTPLGTSDYSSYLSEVPSDADVLVLNHYGLDAANSLPQAINQGLDEEMEIVVPLYNRLMAEAASDSIEDIFGTADWSWQLEDSASQAFTEAFQSEFDKVPSYAARLAYTQALQYAAACERAGTFYPPEVIRALEDYDFSGAGLGEETMRGCDHQAQRDVLVMRGLASGDQTESRLLEIVNQTGRDQLGYACDAGPAADCELGEYGDE; encoded by the coding sequence ATGGCACGGGATAACACCTCGCCAAATCGCCGAGACGTGTTGAAAGCAGCAGGTGCCGCTGGCGTGGCTGGGCTGGCCGGGCTGGCTGGCTGCAGTGGCGGTGGCGGAGGCGGCGGAGGCGGCGGAGATGGCGGTGACGGTGGCGGCGGAGGCGGCGACGGGGGCAACGGTGGCGGAGGCGGCGGTTCCGGTGACGACTATCCGGAGCTCGGTAACTATCCCGTCGAGGGCGACGAGGTCGTCTTCGGCTTCAACGTCCCGCAGTCGGGGTCGTACTCTCAGGAGGGGGCGGACGAGCTTCGCGCGTACAACCTCGCAGTGCAGCACCTGAACAACGGCGGCGGCTGGGTCGACGAGTGGGACGACCTCTCCGGTGACGGCGTCTTGGGGAAGACAGTCGTCTCCGTCGAGGGTGACACCGCGACCGACCCCGACACGGCCCGCCAGTCCGCCTCGCGGATGATCAGCCGTGACGAGGCGATCATGGTGACCGGGGGGTCCTCGTCCGGTGTGGCCATCGCGGTGCAGCAGCTGTGTCAAGAAGAACGGGTCATGTTCATGGCCTGTCTGACCCACTCGAACGACACCACGGGGCCGGAGTGTGTCCGCTACAGCTTCCGCGAGATGTTCAACGCCTACATGACGGGGCAGGCACTGGCGCCAGTCCTCGCCGAGGAGTACGGCGAGGACCTCAACTTCTACCAGCTGTACGCCGACTACTCGTGGGGACAGACCCAGCAAGAGTCGATGAACCAGTTCTTCACCGAGGTCGGCGGCTGGACGCAGCTCGACTCCGTCCCGACGCCCCTTGGGACCTCCGACTACTCGTCGTACCTCTCGGAAGTCCCGAGCGACGCCGACGTGCTCGTGTTGAACCACTACGGGCTGGACGCGGCGAACTCCCTCCCGCAGGCCATCAACCAGGGTCTCGACGAGGAGATGGAGATCGTCGTCCCGCTGTACAATCGGCTGATGGCGGAGGCCGCGAGCGACTCCATCGAGGACATCTTCGGCACGGCCGACTGGTCGTGGCAGCTCGAAGACAGCGCCTCCCAGGCGTTCACCGAGGCGTTCCAGAGCGAGTTCGACAAGGTACCCTCGTACGCCGCCCGGCTGGCGTACACCCAGGCCTTGCAGTACGCCGCGGCCTGCGAGCGCGCGGGGACGTTCTACCCGCCCGAAGTCATCCGTGCGCTGGAGGACTACGACTTCAGCGGTGCCGGCCTCGGCGAAGAGACGATGCGTGGCTGCGACCACCAGGCACAGCGCGACGTGCTGGTCATGCGCGGGCTCGCTTCGGGCGACCAGACCGAGAGTCGACTGCTCGAGATCGTCAACCAGACCGGCCGGGACCAGCTCGGCTACGCCTGTGACGCGGGCCCGGCAGCCGACTGCGAACTCGGCGAGTACGGCGACGAGTAA
- a CDS encoding ABC transporter ATP-binding protein, translating into MSDDPLLRLENVDSYYGQSHILRDISMEVREGEICALLGRNGAGKTTTLRSIAGARPPDVRDGRVLFEGRDVTGETTEDISSGGIALVPEERRVFPNLSVEENLHLPDVARNWSNTFGRNISVSKTGLTNEEIYEDFPRLDERRTQKAGTLSGGEQQMLAIARALKQGADLLMLDEPYEGLAPQIIESVEDAIERIRDSGKTILLVEQNAVAAINIADRAYVVDQGEVVFDGSAEELRDDEETRQRYLGV; encoded by the coding sequence GTGAGCGACGACCCACTCCTCCGACTCGAGAACGTCGACTCGTACTACGGGCAGAGCCACATCCTGCGGGACATCTCGATGGAGGTCCGAGAGGGTGAGATCTGTGCGCTGCTCGGTCGTAACGGCGCGGGCAAGACGACCACGCTCCGCTCTATCGCCGGCGCGCGGCCGCCGGACGTCCGGGACGGACGCGTCCTCTTCGAGGGCCGAGACGTCACCGGGGAGACGACGGAGGACATCTCTTCGGGGGGCATCGCGCTCGTCCCCGAGGAACGCCGTGTCTTCCCGAACCTCTCCGTCGAGGAGAACCTGCACCTGCCCGACGTCGCGCGGAACTGGTCGAACACGTTCGGCCGGAACATCAGCGTCTCGAAGACCGGGTTGACGAACGAGGAGATATACGAGGACTTCCCCCGACTCGACGAGCGACGCACGCAGAAGGCGGGGACGCTCTCCGGCGGCGAGCAGCAGATGCTCGCCATCGCGCGCGCGCTCAAGCAGGGCGCGGACCTCCTGATGCTCGACGAGCCCTACGAGGGGCTCGCTCCACAGATCATCGAGAGCGTCGAAGACGCCATCGAGCGGATCCGCGACTCCGGCAAGACCATCCTGCTCGTCGAACAGAACGCGGTCGCCGCCATCAACATCGCCGACCGCGCGTACGTCGTCGACCAGGGTGAGGTCGTCTTCGACGGGAGCGCCGAGGAACTGCGCGACGACGAGGAGACGCGACAGCGGTATCTGGGGGTCTGA
- a CDS encoding thioredoxin family protein, whose protein sequence is MAAHTSVDPESALDRLVDEGVVEAHADGSLTTTEAYERTRVVYHDTYGNADEATVVQALSEVFDVDREAVAAYVDEHDVGPADLVAYLSLQSFLDPVPDRELLATMAALVVEVGPGSPVPGQLDELDDDSYEAFLAEHPDAVLTVWKTGCHPCDAMKDDLDEILGRVPDGVAVAGLDGESIPSFRLEYGVDSAPAVLAFSDGTLVESLTGRRSPVALEQFFAVVYGDDDTVDPVAAVEAAADRDDGSVEFVDADADVDE, encoded by the coding sequence ATGGCCGCACACACCAGCGTCGACCCCGAGTCCGCGCTCGACCGCCTTGTCGACGAGGGCGTCGTCGAAGCACACGCCGACGGGTCGCTGACGACCACAGAGGCGTACGAGCGGACCCGCGTCGTCTACCACGATACGTACGGGAACGCGGACGAAGCGACCGTCGTTCAGGCGCTCTCGGAGGTCTTCGACGTCGACCGGGAGGCCGTCGCGGCGTACGTCGACGAACACGACGTCGGACCGGCAGACCTCGTCGCGTACCTGTCGTTACAGTCGTTTCTCGACCCGGTGCCCGACCGGGAGCTCCTCGCGACGATGGCCGCCCTCGTCGTTGAGGTCGGACCGGGCTCGCCGGTCCCCGGCCAACTCGACGAACTCGACGACGACAGCTACGAGGCGTTCCTCGCCGAACATCCCGACGCCGTGCTGACGGTGTGGAAGACGGGCTGTCATCCCTGCGACGCGATGAAGGACGACCTCGACGAGATCCTCGGTCGCGTCCCGGACGGCGTCGCCGTCGCCGGCCTCGACGGTGAGTCGATCCCGTCGTTCCGACTCGAGTACGGGGTCGACTCAGCGCCGGCCGTCCTCGCGTTCAGCGACGGCACTCTCGTCGAGTCGCTCACCGGTCGCCGGTCGCCCGTCGCGCTCGAACAGTTCTTCGCTGTCGTCTACGGGGACGACGACACCGTCGACCCCGTCGCCGCCGTCGAGGCGGCGGCCGACCGTGACGACGGTTCGGTGGAGTTCGTCGACGCCGACGCCGACGTCGACGAGTAA
- a CDS encoding branched-chain amino acid ABC transporter permease: MSLLSQAVTILLNGLQQGAIFALLGIGLTIILGTMRFLNLAHGALYLVGAYIGMFVVRETTLTNGVLQSLGITNYGVGLGFLAALVLVPIIGVVVGAFMERFIAEPFYDRPETDQLLVTFGLALVVEELIKQVVGGNTFQPIPPQTILGFQMSGPITLPIVGSFPRWRLYLVLLAGIVIVLTYLVIERTDFGLVVQAGTRDSEMVRLLGIPINRSYTLVFAVGASLAAFAGLVGASIQTISPQIGTQQALIPAFLTIVVGGAGSVVGAIAGGMVLGLIVAAFQQTFSQWAFIMMYLFVALVLVFKPEGLFGGVEVGE, from the coding sequence ATGAGTCTCCTGTCGCAAGCCGTAACGATACTCCTCAACGGGCTCCAGCAGGGCGCGATATTCGCGCTGCTGGGGATCGGGTTGACCATCATCCTGGGCACGATGCGGTTTCTCAATCTCGCCCACGGGGCACTCTACCTCGTCGGCGCGTACATTGGGATGTTCGTCGTCCGGGAGACGACCCTCACCAACGGAGTGTTGCAGAGCCTCGGAATCACCAACTACGGTGTGGGACTCGGCTTCCTCGCCGCGCTCGTCCTCGTCCCCATCATCGGGGTCGTCGTCGGAGCGTTCATGGAGCGGTTCATCGCCGAGCCGTTCTACGACCGCCCCGAGACCGACCAGCTCCTCGTGACGTTCGGGCTCGCGCTCGTGGTCGAAGAGCTCATCAAGCAGGTCGTGGGGGGGAACACCTTCCAGCCGATTCCCCCACAGACCATCCTCGGCTTCCAGATGTCGGGGCCGATCACCCTCCCCATCGTCGGGTCGTTCCCGCGGTGGCGGCTCTATCTCGTCCTCCTCGCTGGCATCGTCATCGTCCTGACGTACCTCGTCATCGAGCGGACGGACTTCGGGCTGGTCGTCCAGGCGGGGACGCGTGACTCCGAGATGGTCAGACTGCTCGGAATCCCCATCAACCGGTCGTACACGCTCGTGTTCGCCGTCGGCGCGTCGCTGGCGGCCTTCGCGGGCCTCGTCGGTGCGTCCATCCAGACCATCAGCCCGCAGATCGGCACCCAGCAGGCGCTGATTCCCGCGTTCCTCACCATCGTCGTCGGCGGGGCGGGCTCCGTCGTCGGTGCCATCGCGGGTGGGATGGTGCTCGGCCTCATCGTCGCCGCGTTCCAGCAGACGTTCTCACAGTGGGCGTTCATCATGATGTACCTCTTCGTCGCGCTCGTGTTGGTGTTCAAACCAGAGGGCCTCTTCGGGGGCGTGGAGGTGGGCGAGTGA
- a CDS encoding universal stress protein, translating to MYHVIIGVDEDEDHAKLCAEEVAGMPGDGSEKRVTLIHSFTDNPSGASATQLAPVRAAGDVLDEAGIEFDVTESSGDPAEAIVDAGDEADADLIVIGGRKRSPAGKALFGSVTQTVILNAGRPVMVTGVPETS from the coding sequence ATGTACCACGTCATTATCGGGGTCGACGAGGACGAGGACCACGCGAAGCTCTGCGCCGAGGAAGTCGCCGGGATGCCGGGCGATGGCTCGGAGAAGCGTGTCACGCTCATCCACAGCTTCACCGACAACCCGAGCGGTGCCTCGGCGACACAGCTCGCCCCCGTCAGAGCAGCCGGTGACGTCCTCGACGAGGCCGGCATCGAGTTCGACGTGACGGAGTCGAGCGGCGACCCCGCGGAGGCCATCGTCGACGCCGGCGACGAGGCCGACGCCGACCTCATCGTCATCGGGGGGCGAAAGCGCTCGCCGGCCGGCAAGGCCCTGTTCGGGAGCGTCACCCAGACGGTCATCCTCAACGCGGGTCGCCCCGTGATGGTCACGGGCGTGCCGGAGACGAGCTGA
- a CDS encoding branched-chain amino acid ABC transporter permease yields MSPDPESDGGTVVDDATGARSEQSFFERMQESDTMSLAGFAAMIVVFPVLLVQGLGTLGDIVGLRIGGYVGLPDLVLIFGIAVIGFNLLLGYTELLSFGHAAFFGSAAYAAAIFSGVLDSPVVMVGVGTLVAIVIAWPIGYVSIRRSGVYFAVLTLTFGQMLYFYALGPGSWITNGDNGYSDISVGHLLTVFELDEAIVGIDLLEAYTWQYVFVALCALFALWFGYRIINSPYGLIFKALGENEERVSFVGLNVFRYKHMAFIISAGYAGAAGALFVIHETYIHPTTGLFWITSGDFVIMTVLGGTGSLIGPVFGALIFEYVSNVISGVSLPVIGSIGSLWRIVLGAVFIAVVWVFPQGVWGAIWDGIRWLTSLGGGGDDR; encoded by the coding sequence GTGAGCCCCGACCCAGAAAGCGACGGGGGCACTGTCGTCGACGACGCGACCGGCGCTCGCTCCGAGCAGAGCTTCTTCGAGCGGATGCAAGAGAGCGACACGATGTCGCTCGCCGGCTTCGCCGCGATGATCGTCGTCTTCCCGGTCCTCTTGGTGCAGGGGCTCGGCACCCTCGGCGACATCGTCGGCCTGCGGATCGGCGGCTACGTCGGCCTGCCGGATCTGGTGCTCATCTTCGGCATCGCCGTCATCGGCTTCAACCTCCTCTTGGGCTACACCGAACTGCTGTCGTTCGGTCACGCCGCGTTCTTCGGGTCGGCCGCCTACGCCGCGGCCATCTTCAGCGGCGTCCTCGACAGTCCGGTCGTGATGGTCGGCGTCGGCACGCTCGTCGCCATCGTCATCGCCTGGCCCATCGGCTACGTCTCCATCCGTCGGAGCGGGGTGTACTTCGCGGTCCTCACCCTGACGTTCGGGCAGATGCTGTACTTCTACGCGCTCGGGCCGGGGTCGTGGATCACCAACGGTGACAACGGCTACTCCGACATCTCGGTCGGACACCTGCTGACGGTGTTCGAACTCGACGAGGCCATCGTCGGCATCGACCTGCTCGAAGCGTACACCTGGCAGTACGTCTTCGTCGCGCTCTGTGCACTCTTCGCCCTGTGGTTCGGCTACCGCATCATCAACTCGCCGTACGGCCTCATCTTCAAGGCGCTCGGCGAGAACGAAGAGCGCGTCTCCTTCGTCGGGCTCAACGTCTTCCGGTACAAGCACATGGCGTTCATCATCTCCGCGGGCTACGCCGGCGCTGCGGGCGCGCTGTTCGTCATCCACGAGACGTACATCCACCCGACGACCGGTCTCTTCTGGATCACCTCCGGCGACTTCGTCATCATGACCGTCCTCGGCGGGACCGGTTCGCTCATCGGCCCCGTCTTCGGGGCGCTCATCTTCGAGTACGTCTCGAACGTCATCTCCGGCGTCTCGCTGCCTGTCATCGGCTCTATCGGCTCGTTGTGGCGCATCGTCCTCGGCGCGGTGTTCATCGCCGTCGTCTGGGTGTTCCCACAGGGCGTCTGGGGCGCTATCTGGGACGGTATCAGGTGGCTGACGAGCCTCGGTGGCGGAGGTGACGACCGATGA
- a CDS encoding ABC transporter ATP-binding protein, protein MSLLETEDLRKQFGGLTAVDDVSFQVERGETRAVIGPNGAGKSTLINCITGMLEPTAGSVYFDGDDITGMDPHVAVQTGISKSFQTASIFPNMTVKENVEIAALAAEHGSFQLNFFKNRGSFEEVHRISERMLDAVGLLEHRDKTAGSLPYGDKRRLEIAIALASEPEMLFMDEPTAGMSPEETNSTVDLIEELQDDLGLTILIVEHDMEIIFRISDRILVLNRGRVIADGTPEEVRDNEDVQEAYLGGVEL, encoded by the coding sequence ATGAGTCTCCTCGAGACAGAGGACCTCCGGAAGCAGTTCGGCGGGCTGACCGCTGTCGACGACGTCTCGTTCCAGGTCGAACGCGGTGAGACCCGCGCCGTCATCGGTCCCAACGGGGCCGGCAAGTCGACGCTCATCAACTGCATCACCGGGATGCTCGAGCCGACCGCGGGGTCGGTCTACTTCGACGGCGACGACATCACGGGGATGGACCCACACGTGGCGGTCCAGACGGGTATCTCGAAGTCGTTCCAGACGGCCTCCATCTTCCCCAACATGACGGTCAAAGAGAACGTCGAAATCGCCGCCCTGGCGGCCGAACACGGGTCCTTCCAGCTCAACTTCTTCAAAAACCGGGGGTCGTTCGAGGAGGTCCACCGTATCTCCGAGCGGATGCTTGACGCGGTCGGGTTGCTCGAACACCGCGACAAGACCGCCGGGAGCCTCCCGTACGGCGACAAGCGCCGTCTCGAGATCGCCATCGCGCTCGCTTCCGAGCCCGAGATGCTGTTCATGGACGAGCCGACGGCGGGCATGTCGCCCGAAGAGACCAACTCGACGGTCGACCTCATCGAGGAACTCCAGGACGACCTGGGGCTGACCATCCTCATCGTCGAACACGACATGGAGATCATCTTCCGTATCTCGGACCGAATTTTGGTGTTGAACCGTGGCCGCGTCATCGCCGACGGGACGCCCGAAGAGGTGCGTGACAACGAGGACGTCCAGGAGGCGTACCTGGGGGGTGTCGAACTGTGA
- a CDS encoding DUF7520 family protein, translating into MTPTESTADGGDGFGGRRFVVVLYAVLVGIAAVMGVLFTVAVDDPSAPALFFVFELPPTAIGFGLYGGLTVAVVLGIPLLFVVAVSEFVDDVDAVGRDDIE; encoded by the coding sequence GTGACACCCACCGAGTCGACAGCCGACGGTGGCGACGGATTCGGGGGCCGACGGTTCGTCGTCGTCCTCTACGCCGTCCTGGTCGGAATCGCGGCAGTCATGGGCGTGCTGTTCACCGTCGCGGTCGACGACCCGTCGGCACCGGCGCTGTTCTTCGTCTTCGAGCTTCCGCCGACGGCGATTGGCTTCGGACTCTACGGCGGTCTCACTGTCGCCGTCGTCCTCGGAATCCCGCTCCTGTTCGTCGTCGCTGTCTCGGAGTTCGTCGACGACGTCGACGCCGTCGGACGCGACGACATCGAGTAA